A region of Deinococcus rubellus DNA encodes the following proteins:
- the pfkA gene encoding 6-phosphofructokinase, with amino-acid sequence MTAPNTTIKRLAVLTSGGDAPGMNAAIRAVVRTATYHGIEVVGVRRGFQGLHQGDLRLLGPRDVANIIQRGGTMLLTARSHTWRSAEGRAEGARHLREWKVDALVVIGGDGSFHGAHYLQQEHGIPVVGLPGTIDNDLYGTDHTIGYFTAVETALDAVDKLRDTAASHERIFVIEVMGRHAGHIALDVAVAGGAEEVFLPEDQKTVADLLEVIRNSQARGKTSSIIIVAEGYPGGGQGIAEAITKNTGIDTRLTVLGHIQRGGSPVSSDRVLASRLGEGAVEALIAGKSNIMVGRTGGGLTYVPFEETWTKSKDVSRALYRCAKVLSI; translated from the coding sequence ATGACAGCACCCAACACCACCATCAAGCGCCTCGCGGTGCTGACCAGCGGCGGCGACGCGCCGGGCATGAATGCGGCCATCCGCGCCGTCGTGCGGACCGCCACCTACCACGGCATCGAGGTGGTGGGCGTGCGCCGGGGCTTTCAGGGCCTGCATCAGGGCGATCTGCGGCTGCTCGGCCCGCGCGACGTGGCCAACATCATCCAGCGCGGCGGCACCATGCTGCTGACCGCCCGCAGCCACACCTGGCGCAGTGCCGAGGGCCGGGCCGAGGGGGCCCGGCACCTGCGCGAGTGGAAGGTGGACGCGCTGGTGGTCATCGGCGGCGACGGCAGCTTTCACGGCGCGCACTACCTCCAGCAGGAGCACGGCATTCCGGTGGTCGGCCTGCCCGGCACCATCGACAACGACCTCTACGGCACCGACCACACCATCGGCTACTTCACCGCCGTGGAAACGGCCCTGGACGCCGTGGACAAACTGCGCGACACGGCGGCAAGCCATGAGCGCATCTTCGTCATCGAGGTGATGGGCCGCCACGCCGGGCATATCGCGCTGGACGTGGCGGTGGCGGGCGGCGCGGAAGAAGTCTTTCTACCCGAAGACCAGAAGACCGTCGCAGACCTGCTGGAAGTCATCAGGAACAGCCAGGCGCGCGGCAAGACCAGCAGCATCATCATCGTGGCCGAGGGCTACCCCGGCGGCGGGCAGGGCATTGCCGAAGCCATCACCAAGAACACCGGCATCGATACCCGCCTTACCGTGCTGGGCCACATCCAGCGCGGCGGCTCGCCGGTGTCGTCGGACCGGGTGCTGGCCTCACGGCTGGGCGAGGGGGCCGTCGAGGCGCTGATCGCGGGCAAGTCCAACATCATGGTGGGCCGCACCGGGGGCGGGCTGACTTACGTGCCGTTCGAAGAAACCTGGACCAAAAGCAAGGACGTGAGCCGCGCGCTCTACCGCTGCGCCAAGGTGCTGAGCATCTGA
- the rsmI gene encoding 16S rRNA (cytidine(1402)-2'-O)-methyltransferase: MSAAASGVHLWLVPTPVGNLGDLTYRAAEVLRQADAVACEDTRRTGALLTHLGIARPLVRLDAHTMSRAERTFGQYPRLAYVSDAGTPGISDPGSELVAAALRLGGQVEALPGATALIPALVLSGLNTARFTFEGFLPRTGRERKERLGAIAARSETSILYESPHRLHASLIELAAVCGEARLASVTRELSKKFEETRRGTLAELTEYFGGGVRGEIVVVVAGKAANELLPGEQLTDYPGLAAGWAAEGKDAREIRALLQTRGLRKNDAYQLALGAVQTHPSTNSPMEES, from the coding sequence GTGAGTGCAGCGGCCAGCGGCGTTCACCTGTGGCTGGTGCCGACCCCGGTGGGCAACCTCGGCGACCTCACCTACCGGGCCGCCGAGGTGCTGCGGCAGGCTGACGCGGTGGCCTGCGAGGACACCCGCCGCACGGGAGCGCTGCTGACCCATCTGGGCATCGCCCGCCCACTGGTGCGCCTCGACGCCCACACCATGTCGCGGGCCGAGCGGACCTTCGGGCAGTACCCGAGACTGGCCTATGTCTCGGACGCGGGCACGCCCGGCATCAGCGACCCCGGCAGCGAACTCGTCGCCGCAGCGCTGCGGCTGGGCGGTCAGGTGGAAGCGCTTCCGGGAGCCACCGCCCTCATTCCGGCACTGGTTCTCTCGGGCCTGAATACCGCCCGCTTCACCTTCGAGGGCTTCCTGCCCCGCACGGGCCGCGAGCGCAAGGAGCGCCTGGGAGCCATCGCGGCCCGGTCTGAGACCAGCATTCTCTATGAAAGCCCGCACCGCCTGCACGCCAGTCTGATTGAACTGGCCGCCGTCTGCGGCGAGGCGCGGCTGGCCTCGGTGACGCGCGAACTCAGCAAGAAATTCGAGGAGACCCGGCGCGGCACACTCGCCGAGCTGACCGAGTATTTCGGCGGCGGCGTGCGCGGCGAGATCGTGGTGGTGGTGGCGGGCAAGGCGGCAAACGAGCTGCTTCCCGGCGAGCAGCTCACCGATTACCCCGGCCTGGCTGCCGGGTGGGCGGCGGAGGGCAAAGACGCGCGGGAGATCCGGGCCTTGCTCCAGACCAGGGGTTTGCGTAAGAATGACGCTTATCAGTTGGCGCTCGGCGCGGTGCAGACCCACCCGTCCACCAACTCCCCCATGGAGGAGTCATGA
- the aguB gene encoding N-carbamoylputrescine amidase, which produces MTASQLTSLAVIQMHMTDQLEDNLARAEAHVRDAARAGGQVILLPELFENLYFCQAEREDSFALAHPVACHPFLGRFQNLAAELGVVLPVSFFEAAGQTHYNSLACIDAGGELLGVYRKSHIPDGPGYEEKYYFTPGDTGFKVWATRYGRVGAGICWDQWYPESARAMMLLGADFLLYPTAIGSEPEGVETPNSHQMWQRAMVGHAVSNSTYVGAANRIGSEVVENLTQTYYGHSFISDFTGEIVAEFGDHEVGALHHTLDLTAARKFRAGMGFFRDRRPDLYGPLLTSDGSTRR; this is translated from the coding sequence ATGACTGCTTCCCAACTCACGTCCCTGGCCGTCATCCAGATGCACATGACCGACCAGCTCGAAGACAACCTGGCGCGGGCCGAGGCGCATGTCCGGGACGCGGCCAGAGCAGGCGGGCAGGTGATCTTGCTGCCGGAACTGTTCGAGAACCTGTACTTCTGCCAGGCCGAGCGCGAGGACTCTTTCGCCCTGGCGCACCCGGTGGCGTGCCACCCTTTCCTGGGGCGCTTCCAGAACCTTGCCGCCGAACTCGGGGTGGTGCTGCCGGTCAGCTTCTTCGAGGCGGCAGGACAGACCCACTACAATTCGCTGGCCTGCATCGACGCGGGCGGCGAACTGCTGGGCGTCTACCGCAAAAGCCACATTCCCGACGGCCCCGGCTACGAGGAAAAATACTACTTCACGCCCGGCGACACCGGCTTCAAGGTCTGGGCCACCCGCTACGGGCGCGTCGGGGCCGGGATCTGCTGGGATCAGTGGTATCCCGAATCGGCCCGCGCCATGATGCTGCTGGGGGCCGACTTCCTGCTGTATCCCACGGCCATCGGCTCGGAGCCAGAAGGCGTGGAGACGCCCAACAGCCACCAGATGTGGCAGCGGGCGATGGTGGGCCACGCGGTGAGCAACTCCACTTATGTGGGCGCAGCCAACCGCATCGGCAGCGAGGTCGTGGAGAACCTGACCCAGACCTACTACGGCCACTCGTTTATCAGCGATTTTACCGGCGAGATCGTGGCCGAGTTTGGCGACCACGAGGTGGGCGCGCTGCACCACACGCTCGATTTGACGGCGGCCAGAAAATTCCGCGCCGGAATGGGCTTTTTCCGCGACCGCCGCCCCGACCTGTATGGCCCGCTGCTCACCAGCGACGGCTCGACCCGGCGCTAG
- the cax gene encoding calcium/proton exchanger codes for MNLLLAFIPISLLLEYAFHAPPLWVFGASTVAIIPLADWLRKATEQVAARAGQTIGGLLNVTFGNLAELIIAIFVLLAGNAAVVKAQITGSIIGNGLLGLGLAILIGSFGRSRQKFSGQNAGQLNSMLFLVVVALLLPALFDLTERLPAFAAGSAAARNNLDEYLSLGVAVVLILVYGLNLVYTLVTHKDVFALEEEEHQGQLWPVWKAAAVLLGATAFIALESEMLSGALDASSAALGLSPFFLGIIVLAVVGNFAEYIAGSYFARQGKIGLAINIAVGATIQVALFTAPLLVIISYLIGKPMNLVFSSPLELVAIVAVALIVTTVTKDGEATWFEGVMLIAVYLLLALAFYFVTPSETQSSGAHRKTLPAQMGVRVQDKADTPFMPNPAPVSWLT; via the coding sequence ATGAATCTCCTGCTGGCCTTCATCCCCATCAGTCTGCTGCTGGAATACGCTTTTCACGCGCCGCCGTTGTGGGTCTTCGGCGCGTCCACCGTCGCCATCATTCCGCTGGCCGACTGGCTGCGGAAGGCCACCGAGCAGGTCGCGGCCAGAGCCGGGCAGACCATCGGCGGGCTTCTCAACGTGACCTTCGGCAACCTGGCCGAGCTGATCATCGCCATCTTCGTGCTGCTCGCTGGCAACGCGGCGGTGGTCAAGGCGCAGATCACTGGCAGCATCATCGGCAACGGACTGCTGGGGCTGGGACTCGCCATTCTGATCGGCAGCTTCGGGCGCAGCCGCCAGAAATTCAGCGGCCAGAACGCCGGGCAGCTCAACTCGATGCTGTTTCTGGTGGTGGTGGCCCTGCTCCTCCCGGCACTGTTCGACCTGACCGAGCGGCTGCCCGCCTTCGCCGCCGGAAGCGCCGCTGCCCGCAACAACTTGGACGAGTACCTGAGCCTGGGCGTGGCGGTGGTCCTGATTCTGGTGTACGGCCTGAATCTGGTCTACACCCTGGTCACCCACAAAGACGTGTTCGCGCTGGAAGAGGAGGAGCATCAGGGCCAGCTCTGGCCGGTGTGGAAGGCGGCGGCGGTGCTGCTGGGCGCAACCGCCTTCATCGCGCTGGAATCCGAGATGCTCTCGGGCGCGCTCGACGCGAGCAGCGCCGCGCTGGGCCTGAGTCCCTTCTTTCTGGGCATCATCGTGCTGGCGGTGGTGGGCAACTTCGCCGAATACATCGCGGGCAGCTACTTCGCGCGACAGGGCAAGATCGGGCTGGCGATCAACATCGCGGTGGGCGCGACCATTCAGGTGGCCCTCTTCACCGCGCCGCTCCTCGTGATCATCTCGTACCTGATCGGCAAACCGATGAATCTGGTCTTCTCCAGCCCGCTGGAACTCGTCGCCATCGTCGCAGTGGCCCTGATCGTGACCACCGTGACCAAGGACGGCGAGGCCACCTGGTTTGAGGGCGTGATGCTGATCGCGGTCTATCTGCTGCTGGCGCTGGCCTTTTACTTCGTGACGCCGAGCGAGACCCAGTCGTCAGGGGCGCACCGCAAGACACTGCCTGCTCAAATGGGAGTGCGCGTTCAGGACAAGGCCGACACTCCGTTCATGCCCAATCCGGCTCCTGTCAGCTGGCTGACCTAA
- a CDS encoding M16 family metallopeptidase produces MPAHTHTLANGLQLAFERRATPGFSFHLRVPLGSAHDPEGQEGTAGLVEEWLYKGAGQLSARQFQDALDDLGVRRGGGSDAEATFFSGSGLGADLSAALALFANLVRRPLLPESELPVLLDLARQDLESLQDSPAERLGLAARQLIFAKSGYAHPTSGTLSGLAQITPASARTFWQRAGARGSILSVVADTEAQAVFGLTEQLFGDWQPGDAQPVKPHPYLGGAAHLPDDSQQTHFTFTGRGISPHSPDWFAWHLALTALSGGSASRLFHAVREERGLAYTVHAGPQVVGGEALLSGYAASTPQRAPETLSVMLSELRRWRQGLTQAEFGRAQNALMASTVFGSESVRSRSGGMARDLALFGRVREPGEMRAEIGTLTLEKVNAFLDSYDPGPLGLVSIGPQPLSAPQLTGSGAAHV; encoded by the coding sequence ATGCCTGCCCACACCCACACCCTTGCCAACGGCCTGCAACTGGCCTTCGAGCGCCGCGCCACGCCCGGCTTTTCGTTTCATCTCAGGGTGCCGCTGGGCAGCGCCCATGACCCGGAAGGCCAGGAAGGAACGGCGGGGCTGGTCGAGGAGTGGCTCTACAAGGGCGCAGGCCAGCTCAGCGCCCGGCAGTTTCAGGACGCGCTGGACGATCTGGGCGTGCGGCGCGGCGGCGGCAGCGACGCCGAGGCCACCTTCTTTTCCGGCAGCGGCCTGGGCGCAGACCTCAGCGCGGCGCTGGCCCTGTTCGCCAATCTGGTGCGCCGCCCACTGCTGCCGGAAAGTGAACTGCCCGTGCTGCTCGATCTGGCCCGCCAGGACCTGGAGAGCTTGCAGGACAGCCCTGCCGAGCGCCTGGGCCTGGCGGCACGGCAACTTATTTTTGCCAAAAGCGGCTACGCCCACCCCACCAGCGGCACCCTCAGCGGCCTGGCGCAGATCACGCCTGCCTCGGCCCGTACCTTCTGGCAGCGGGCTGGGGCGCGCGGCAGCATCCTGAGTGTGGTGGCCGACACCGAGGCACAGGCGGTCTTCGGGCTGACCGAGCAGCTCTTCGGCGACTGGCAACCCGGCGACGCCCAGCCAGTTAAGCCTCACCCCTACCTGGGCGGGGCAGCCCACCTGCCCGACGACAGCCAGCAGACGCATTTCACCTTCACCGGGCGCGGCATCTCGCCGCACAGCCCCGACTGGTTTGCCTGGCATCTGGCGCTCACGGCCCTGTCGGGCGGCAGCGCCAGCCGCCTCTTTCACGCGGTGCGCGAGGAACGCGGCCTGGCCTACACCGTTCACGCCGGGCCGCAGGTTGTCGGCGGCGAGGCGCTGCTCTCAGGCTACGCGGCCAGCACGCCGCAGCGCGCCCCCGAGACCCTCAGCGTGATGCTCTCCGAGCTACGCCGCTGGCGGCAGGGGCTGACCCAGGCGGAGTTCGGGCGAGCCCAGAACGCCTTGATGGCGAGTACGGTGTTTGGCTCCGAGAGCGTCCGTTCCCGCAGCGGCGGCATGGCCCGCGATCTGGCTTTGTTTGGCCGGGTGCGCGAGCCGGGCGAGATGCGCGCGGAGATCGGGACGCTGACGCTGGAGAAGGTGAATGCTTTTCTGGACAGCTACGACCCCGGCCCACTGGGTCTGGTCTCTATCGGGCCACAACCGCTCAGCGCGCCCCAACTGACGGGCAGTGGGGCGGCGCATGTCTGA
- a CDS encoding ferredoxin — protein sequence MTHIITSPCIGVKDQACTEVCPVECIYDGGDQYLIHPDECIDCGACVPACPVSAIFPEEDVPDGETLFIAKNHEFFGL from the coding sequence ATGACGCATATCATCACCAGCCCCTGTATCGGCGTGAAAGACCAGGCCTGCACCGAGGTCTGCCCCGTCGAGTGTATCTATGACGGCGGCGACCAGTACCTCATCCATCCCGACGAGTGCATCGACTGCGGCGCGTGCGTACCTGCCTGCCCGGTCAGCGCCATTTTCCCCGAGGAAGACGTGCCAGACGGCGAGACCCTCTTCATCGCCAAGAACCACGAGTTTTTCGGCCTCTGA
- a CDS encoding M16 family metallopeptidase, with translation MTRPVKHQLASGLTVLLERDPDAQTLAMGFFVRTGARDETPAELGASHFLEHLMFKGSETVSALDLNARLDALGGQANAFTSEEATVYHAASLPEQQHDLLGTLSVLLTPALRPEEIGTERGVILEEIEMYADQPDSRLMDILHAEYWGEHPLGHLVLGTSQTVSGLTPEVLRRNFTERYGTPNITLVVCGQFDGPSVLAAAEQVSFDWPRTSFERTLPPHTPQSGLSLSHDADLSRAQVALAAPGLGSADPLREAAHVLTEIIGGENGRLYWALLDTGLSDSADLSHAEYDGAGTFEGGFSCDPPRTQEVLDAYRAVLRDVQENGVSDLEVRRAARKIAVGAVLRGGTPQGRLFTLGMDYLARGELLSAAESVQRCADVTPEQVRAVLERRPFDILRVAALGPIEGLV, from the coding sequence ATGACCCGGCCCGTCAAGCATCAGCTCGCCAGCGGGCTGACTGTGCTGCTGGAACGCGACCCGGATGCCCAGACGCTGGCGATGGGATTTTTCGTGAGGACCGGCGCGCGCGACGAGACGCCCGCCGAACTCGGCGCGTCGCACTTCCTGGAGCACCTGATGTTCAAAGGCTCCGAAACGGTCAGCGCCCTCGATCTGAATGCCCGGCTGGACGCGCTGGGCGGGCAGGCCAACGCCTTCACCAGCGAGGAGGCCACCGTCTATCACGCCGCCAGCCTGCCGGAGCAGCAGCATGACCTGCTTGGCACCCTCAGCGTGCTGCTGACCCCCGCCCTGCGCCCAGAGGAAATCGGCACCGAGCGCGGGGTCATTCTGGAAGAGATCGAGATGTACGCCGACCAGCCCGACTCGCGCTTGATGGACATTTTGCACGCCGAGTACTGGGGCGAGCACCCGCTGGGCCATCTGGTGCTGGGCACCTCACAGACGGTCAGCGGTCTGACGCCGGAGGTGCTGCGGCGCAACTTCACCGAGCGCTACGGCACGCCGAACATCACCCTGGTGGTCTGCGGCCAGTTTGACGGGCCATCGGTGCTGGCCGCCGCCGAGCAGGTGTCCTTTGATTGGCCCCGCACCAGCTTCGAGCGTACCCTGCCGCCGCATACGCCCCAAAGCGGCCTGAGCCTGAGCCACGACGCCGATCTGAGCCGCGCCCAGGTCGCACTGGCAGCCCCCGGGCTGGGCAGCGCCGACCCGCTGCGCGAGGCCGCCCACGTGCTCACCGAGATCATCGGCGGCGAGAACGGGCGGCTCTACTGGGCGCTCCTCGACACCGGCCTGAGCGACAGTGCCGACCTCTCGCACGCCGAGTACGACGGCGCAGGCACCTTCGAGGGCGGCTTCAGTTGCGACCCGCCGCGTACCCAAGAAGTGCTGGACGCCTACCGCGCCGTGTTGCGAGACGTTCAGGAGAACGGCGTCAGCGACCTCGAAGTGCGCCGGGCCGCCCGCAAGATCGCGGTGGGGGCGGTGCTGCGCGGCGGCACGCCGCAGGGCCGCCTCTTCACGCTGGGCATGGACTATCTGGCGCGCGGCGAACTCCTCAGCGCCGCCGAGAGTGTGCAGCGCTGCGCCGACGTGACGCCCGAGCAGGTGCGGGCCGTGCTGGAGCGCAGGCCGTTTGACATACTGCGGGTGGCAGCACTGGGACCGATTGAGGGCCTGGTTTAA
- a CDS encoding potassium channel family protein, with amino-acid sequence MSSVRPIWLMAVLLGLVSGGTLGYRLLEGWPWSESLYMTLMVLTTVGFNEVHPLNQWGEYFTDFLMVVGIGLMLYLLTVLADNALRGVLDPARAQLRKERRLRMLKNHTLVCGYGQVGEAVCAALLEAGRSVLVIDTAAERLAAAAARGLHTLSGDATDEEDLKRAGIERATALVSVINSDPANLYVVLSARGLVPELTIIARASDESAAQKMRRAGASEVVNPYQLSGNRIARLMIAPNLVHFLSGSLDSGHFTVREMAVPPAYVGRSIEQFGQDSGALVVAIWRGDQAMRPRPHVRLLESDSLLLAGTADEVAQAGR; translated from the coding sequence ATGTCCAGCGTGCGCCCGATCTGGTTGATGGCGGTGCTGCTGGGCCTGGTCAGCGGCGGCACGCTCGGCTACCGCCTGCTGGAAGGCTGGCCCTGGTCCGAGAGCCTGTATATGACCCTGATGGTGCTGACCACGGTGGGCTTCAACGAGGTGCATCCGCTGAACCAGTGGGGCGAGTATTTCACCGACTTCCTGATGGTGGTCGGCATCGGCCTGATGCTGTATCTGCTGACGGTGCTGGCTGACAATGCCCTGCGCGGCGTGCTCGACCCGGCCAGGGCACAGCTCAGAAAGGAGCGGCGACTGAGAATGCTGAAAAACCACACCCTGGTCTGCGGCTACGGTCAGGTGGGTGAGGCCGTCTGCGCCGCGCTGCTGGAAGCGGGCCGCAGCGTGCTGGTCATCGATACCGCCGCCGAGCGTCTGGCTGCCGCCGCCGCCCGGGGGCTGCACACCCTCAGTGGCGACGCCACCGACGAGGAGGATCTCAAGCGCGCCGGGATCGAGCGGGCCACCGCGCTGGTGAGCGTCATCAATTCCGATCCAGCCAATCTGTATGTGGTGCTCTCGGCGCGGGGGCTGGTGCCTGAGCTGACCATCATCGCGCGGGCCAGTGACGAGAGTGCGGCCCAGAAGATGCGCCGCGCCGGGGCCAGTGAGGTGGTCAATCCGTATCAGCTCAGCGGCAACCGGATCGCCCGGCTGATGATTGCGCCGAATCTCGTTCACTTCCTGAGCGGCAGCCTGGACAGCGGGCACTTCACGGTGCGTGAGATGGCAGTGCCGCCCGCCTACGTGGGCCGCAGCATCGAGCAGTTCGGCCAGGACAGCGGCGCGCTGGTGGTCGCCATCTGGCGCGGCGATCAGGCCATGCGCCCGCGTCCGCATGTCAGGCTGCTGGAAAGTGACAGCCTGCTGCTGGCCGGAACCGCCGATGAGGTGGCGCAGGCCGGGCGCTGA
- a CDS encoding 3'-5' exonuclease: MLPFPLSPFPLRQPIIFLDTETGGRDPARHSLLTIGAVTLGQDGEISRPLHLLIKHAEYCVEAGALAVNGIDLLAHDQAAQPPEAAAQALRDYAAGVGRVMLGGHNFAFDLAFLRPLLPDLRRVFRSGHVDTKLSAQFLIHAGVLPHSVGTPLSQLTGHFGIEYAAHNALEDARATAQVYVELLKLVGG; the protein is encoded by the coding sequence ATGCTGCCCTTTCCGCTGAGTCCTTTTCCGCTGCGCCAGCCGATCATCTTTCTCGACACCGAAACCGGGGGCCGTGACCCGGCACGTCACTCGCTGCTGACCATCGGTGCGGTGACGCTCGGCCAGGACGGTGAGATCAGCCGCCCGCTGCATTTGCTGATCAAGCACGCCGAATACTGCGTGGAGGCGGGCGCGCTGGCCGTCAACGGCATTGACCTGCTGGCCCACGATCAGGCCGCCCAGCCGCCGGAAGCTGCCGCCCAGGCGCTGCGCGACTACGCCGCCGGGGTGGGCCGGGTGATGCTCGGTGGGCACAACTTCGCCTTCGATCTGGCCTTTCTGCGTCCGCTGCTGCCCGATCTGCGGCGGGTCTTCAGAAGCGGGCACGTGGACACCAAGCTCAGCGCCCAGTTCCTGATTCACGCCGGGGTACTGCCGCACAGCGTCGGCACGCCGCTCTCGCAGCTCACCGGGCACTTCGGTATCGAGTACGCGGCCCACAATGCTCTGGAGGACGCCAGGGCCACAGCGCAGGTCTACGTGGAACTGCTCAAGCTGGTGGGCGGATAG
- a CDS encoding molybdopterin molybdotransferase MoeA has product MTAPHPAPPTFPMFVSVEEARTLLRQLLPERRTETVALASAFGRTLAADLMARVSHPSATESALDGIACREADTLAASPEQPTRLRLIGESRAGLAFAGTVGAGEAVRIYTGAPLPQGANAICPVEQLQDDSDRADGDGVLLLRPASPGDVRREGGDFEAGETVLHAGALLTPARVALAAALGHAEVPTLKPLRVAVMSTGDEVIEPGQPLSAGQVYNSNAYGLLGMLREAGCEAVLLPAAPDSPEALEQALTSIGGADILLTSGGVSMGKYDFVRDLLIQEGKVSFWKVRMRPGGPAMLGGWKGLPVFGLPGNPVSSLVVFQVIVRPALTGQPLSTLRLRAGTPFRGLADKTAFWRAEVRGSQVFDYGKQGSGVLRSLSDAGALVIMPEGGAAEVGDEVDVVLMD; this is encoded by the coding sequence ATGACTGCACCCCACCCCGCGCCGCCCACCTTTCCGATGTTCGTCAGCGTGGAGGAAGCCCGCACCCTGCTGCGCCAGTTGCTGCCCGAGCGGCGAACCGAGACGGTGGCGCTCGCCTCGGCGTTTGGCCGCACCCTGGCTGCCGATCTGATGGCCAGAGTCAGCCACCCCTCGGCCACCGAGAGCGCCCTGGACGGAATTGCCTGCCGCGAGGCCGACACGCTGGCGGCCAGCCCCGAGCAGCCGACACGCCTGCGCTTGATCGGGGAGAGCCGTGCCGGGCTGGCCTTTGCCGGGACAGTGGGCGCGGGCGAGGCGGTCCGCATCTATACCGGCGCGCCGCTGCCCCAGGGGGCCAACGCGATCTGCCCGGTGGAGCAACTGCAAGACGACAGTGATAGGGCCGACGGGGACGGCGTGCTCCTGCTGCGCCCCGCTTCTCCCGGCGACGTGCGGCGCGAGGGCGGCGACTTCGAGGCGGGCGAGACGGTGCTGCACGCAGGAGCACTCCTGACCCCGGCCCGCGTGGCACTGGCCGCCGCCCTGGGGCACGCCGAGGTGCCGACCCTGAAGCCTTTGAGGGTTGCAGTGATGAGTACCGGCGACGAGGTGATCGAGCCGGGGCAGCCGCTCAGTGCGGGGCAGGTCTACAACTCCAATGCCTACGGCCTGCTGGGCATGCTGCGGGAAGCGGGCTGCGAGGCCGTGCTGCTGCCCGCCGCACCCGACAGCCCCGAGGCACTGGAGCAGGCGCTGACCAGCATCGGCGGGGCCGACATCCTGCTGACTTCCGGCGGCGTCAGCATGGGCAAGTACGACTTCGTGCGCGACCTGCTGATTCAGGAGGGCAAGGTCAGCTTCTGGAAAGTGCGGATGCGTCCCGGCGGCCCGGCCATGCTGGGCGGCTGGAAGGGCCTGCCGGTGTTCGGTCTGCCGGGGAACCCAGTCAGCAGCCTGGTGGTCTTTCAGGTGATCGTGCGCCCGGCCCTGACCGGACAGCCGCTGAGTACCCTGCGCCTGCGGGCGGGCACGCCGTTTCGTGGCCTGGCCGACAAGACGGCCTTCTGGCGGGCCGAGGTGCGCGGCAGCCAGGTCTTCGATTACGGCAAGCAGGGCAGCGGCGTGCTGAGATCGCTCAGCGACGCGGGCGCGCTGGTCATCATGCCAGAGGGCGGCGCGGCGGAGGTGGGCGACGAGGTGGACGTGGTGCTGATGGACTGA
- a CDS encoding DUF2239 family protein, which produces MNTSPTYTAFLSRDRLITAPLPEVLSEVKRHLDAATQALPILIFDDQTGQPVDFNFQGSLAQVLARGLPTERPPPRQPETQKVKLLARHWEWLHAQPSGPSATLRRLVDAARKAEAGQERARHATDATSRFLTVMAGDQAGLEEVQRALYTKNRQRFEALLFDGDWPEGISAHALYLAQAAFGGEAE; this is translated from the coding sequence ATGAATACATCCCCGACCTACACCGCCTTCCTGAGCCGCGATCGCCTGATCACTGCGCCACTGCCCGAGGTACTGAGCGAGGTCAAGCGGCATCTCGACGCCGCCACCCAGGCGCTGCCGATTCTGATTTTCGACGACCAGACCGGGCAGCCGGTGGATTTCAACTTTCAGGGCAGCCTGGCGCAGGTGCTGGCGCGTGGGCTGCCCACTGAGCGCCCACCTCCCCGGCAGCCCGAGACGCAGAAGGTCAAGTTGCTGGCCCGCCACTGGGAGTGGCTGCACGCCCAGCCGAGCGGCCCCTCGGCCACCTTGCGCCGCCTGGTAGACGCGGCCCGCAAGGCTGAGGCAGGACAGGAGCGCGCCCGCCACGCCACCGACGCGACCAGCCGCTTCCTGACTGTGATGGCGGGTGATCAGGCGGGGCTGGAAGAGGTGCAGCGGGCGCTGTACACCAAAAACCGCCAGCGATTCGAGGCGCTACTGTTTGACGGTGACTGGCCCGAGGGCATCAGCGCCCACGCCCTCTATCTGGCTCAGGCGGCCTTCGGCGGGGAAGCAGAGTGA